The Diospyros lotus cultivar Yz01 chromosome 11, ASM1463336v1, whole genome shotgun sequence region CTCAGTTTGGCTCTTCCTAATTGATATGACAGCTGAGGCAAGTGCTGAAGCCACACAGACCAGAGCTAGCGTGGCTGCCCCAATATATACCCCATCTTTGACTACATAGCAGTCCCCATCTAGCCATCCCTTCCCATAAGGCTGCCTTCTGTTCATGCTTGAGGCCACACTTAACAATATGGCTGCAATTCCAAAGCTGATCCTGCAAAAACATTGAATTCCATTACTTGTTTATCTTAATTGTTTCAAACCATGTTTCCCTTTGCATTTAATTGCTTTCCTAGTTCCAGCTGTTGAATCCTAGAATCTGATTAAGAAATTAGGATCCCCCCAGCCTGGCCCATGTGGTAAGGTTCCTTCTAGGAGCCTGTCCAATGAATCCCAGCTGTCAACTCAACTCAGATAGAATGgtagtttgaaagaaaacaagaaaggtAAGGATAAGAGAGCCGAGATTGATATGAAGTTGGTGGTTGTCTTGGATTGTTCAAAGATGAGGTGCGAGTGAAGCCAATTATGAACAATTCTCATATGAAAAAAAGGTTGGGATAATGTGACAAGAGAAAGATAACCTACCATGAAAGCAACAGAAAAATGGTGGAAAGAGCTGGTTTTCTAGCCTTGCATCTTGTTCTCTTCTCCCCTGAGCATGAGTTTCTGCAGACTATGAAGTTTCCGGCAACCTGCGCGGCGAACAGGCAGATTAACGCTGCAATCCCAAACCCAAATGCATGGCTTCCGGGAAGATGACACAGCTTGCCGTCCAGCTTCAGATCCTTCCTCTTCAGGGacgaaaagaagaaatgaaaagattgattcaaagaaagaaaaagtatcGGTTGCTAGGAGATATATAGAAGCAAGAACTCACCTTTGTTCTCTTGAATTCAGAGACGATGCACAATGAGGAGGCGGCCAATCCAAGGGCTGTGATAAGAGACAAGATTAGTGGAAGCCAGTGGTGGTTCTTGGCCATGGTGGTCGCCGGAACCGCCGCGCAGGGAGAAGGAAGGCTTGGGGGCCActcaaatgaaagaaaaagggTTGGTGGCTTGAAACTTTGTTCCAAAGCAGACTTTCTTCATTGCTTGGAAGGAGAGATACCATTGGCTTTGCTCTATTTAGGGAGTCCTGGAATATATGTGAAGCTTTTGCGTCAATCAAGAGGGATTTTGCATTGAACTAGATAACTGGTCAACTTCAAAGTCCCATGGTTGCAGAGGAAGAGAGATcgaatttgataatttaattccaCCATTATACCTTAACTGATGGCTTCATTTGTGGGGGTTGGAGGATCCGGGGAAAGTGTCATCTCTTGTCAagtttttgtataaaaataaattctatcaaAATTAGGTCAGCTGGGGCCAGGCCAActgacttttttattttttgattttttatatatattactatagataattataatttttataatttgatcatgactaaaattataatttagtctGGATTAAAATTCTTTCTTAGCTCGGCCACCGATCAAAATGGTGGAATAGttacaattttcaaaatttaaaattaaaagaaccCATAAATACCCACGTTAttctttgtaaaaaaaatttatttgtatagATTATAAAGCCATTTGCAGGGAAAAATAGATGCATAAAGGACGTAGAAAAGACGATGCTATAGTCAACGCCTGTGAAGAAGGTTCGAGGGAGCGAGCCAGAAagatgagttggtaatgggctTATCTGCAGATTGGGCTTGCCCAAGCCCATCATCAGATTTAAGGTTTAAGGGGAAATAATTCTAGCTAAATTTAATATACCACACTTCAGGTTCGGTTTAAAAACACTAACTTGTGTGTTTAAACATATTATATGAGTGGTGGGTTGGCAATGGGGAATAACTGACGCTAggttttcttttcatcatcGGCGTCTAGGGTTGAATCGAATTGAGTATGTGAGCTTTATTGAGTGCAGGCTCGATTCGACAAGCCTGAGCTCAAGAAGGAGGAGGTGTGCAGCGATGGTGAGAGGCAGCAGTAGCTGTCGATGGTTCACCTAAGATGAAGGCTTACAGCAGCGGCGGGCTGGATTTAGAGAATGAGAGGGTGTGCAGCAGCGACAAGAGACAACAGTAGCTGTTGACGATTCACTTGAGATGAAGGCTTGCGGCGAAGGCGGGCTTCAGAGAGGGCGAGGGCGTGTGCGGTAGTGGTGAGAGGCGGTAGTAGTTGTTGATGGCTCACTTGAGATGAAGGCTTACAGCGACAACAAGCTGACTTCAGAGAGAGAGCTAGGGTGGGTGTGCCGCGGTGGCGAGAGGCGATAGTAGTTGTCGACGATTCACCTAAGATGAAGGCTTGCAACGGTGGTGGGTGGCGACTGTGGGCGTGGTCTTGACTCTCTTCTTCGTTTCTCTCCTCTTGAAACTTCAGTTCAATTCGAATCACAAATCCCAATTTACATTGAGGTTTCTACCTTCTAAGAACACTATTTATATAGTGcgttttgtaatttataatatGTAAAATGTAAAAGTTTTTATTCTCTATATTACTCGAAATGtgtataaattttcatatcttttaaattattattatatttttattatattattatttatatatattaaaataatattacataattcataataatcttatttaaaattaacaataattctAATCCCTATTATTGATTATTGctcatttttgttaaaattattataaattttataatatcacgtcaatttataaatttgtttatggataaaatacttaaaatgtatatttaatggTATCTataaagattaattttttaaaatttaatacaacATTAGTTGAGTAAATTAGATATTACTTAAGTGAGATATGCAATTACtcgagtaatttttttttattctcgaGTAAGATGTTGTGAAATTTGAGACAATAAACTACAATTAAACCAatcaactatatataaatacaaatttttatgtgaaaaacctAAATCGAGAAAAATCGCGTgcataaagaataaaatattattaagcaAATAATTACtagtacaaaagtgatattactACACCAAAATATCAGTAAGCAAATattattacaacaaaaatgatataattgtaACTAATTTCAGAGTATtggacacctatttataaatctaaaatcatctataaatatacACATGAAATCATATCctgattagaaaataattcataaggatatttctctaaatgagataaattttacttaaaatcaaatttgactaATATCctaatcacaattaaatttgaaatcataatcATGGTTAAATTAAGAGTTTCAATCACAGATAAATTTGAATTCTaggtcacaattataacaaactctatattgatatgaaatttaaatatgaaattatctaaaattctttc contains the following coding sequences:
- the LOC127813039 gene encoding protein MODIFYING WALL LIGNIN-1, which codes for MAKNHHWLPLILSLITALGLAASSLCIVSEFKRTKRKDLKLDGKLCHLPGSHAFGFGIAALICLFAAQVAGNFIVCRNSCSGEKRTRCKARKPALSTIFLLLSWISFGIAAILLSVASSMNRRQPYGKGWLDGDCYVVKDGVYIGAATLALVCVASALASAVISIRKSQTEQGQKIHAQV